DNA from Pajaroellobacter abortibovis:
CGAACGCTTTGAGTATCCTCTGTGTCTTTGCCGCTTACCGACGGACGAGTGTGGCGATCGCTGTCTTATTACGCTATTGCATGCCTGTTTTTTCGACCTTGGCTGCCCCTTTTTTTGTTCGGGATAAGTTGTCCAAAGTCACTTGGCTCGCGATGGCCCTTTCTCTTTTTGGCTTGTTTATCTTGCTTGCCCCTTGGGAAGCATATCATCGCGCGCATGACATCCGAGGATGTGCCCTGGCCCTGCTAAGTGCGATTTTTTATGCCTCTACAGTCCTGATGAATAAATGGTTGGTTTCACGGCTGTCTGCCATGGAAATCATTTCCTTTAACTCATTTATCGCATCAGGCATTTTATCCCTTTTCGTGTCAGGCAAGGATTGGTGTCAACTCTCTTTTCCCCCTGCGGTCATCATTGGGATGGGGGGGATGGGTCCTGGAGCACTCGGTGCATTCTTTTTTGTCAAAGGCCTCAGAAAGATTTCAGCGGTGCATGCATCGCTGCTTACCCTGCTCGAGCCATTGGTGGCTGTTGTAGGAGCAAGCCTGATGCTTCATGAAGCTTTAAGCCTGAATGTGGGGATAGGGGGCCTTTTTATTGGAATAGGAGCTATCTTAGTGATGATAAAAGGGTAGAATCGCTTTATGCTGAAACGTATCTTGGTAGCTTAAGAAACGATGACAGAGGGGATGCTGGGTCCCTCGCCTCAAAATAAAGATAAGGATGATAAACGATGAATCACTACCGCTTTACTTCGGAATCTGTCACAGAAGGACATCCTGATAAAATTTGCGACGCGATTTCGGATGCAATCTTAGATGCTATCCTTGAACAGGATCGATACGCCAAGGTTGCTTGTGAGTCCCTTGCCAAAACCGGGATGGTGGTTGTGGCGGGTGAAATCACCACGTCTGCCTGGGTCGACATCCCCACGATCGTTCGCAATACGGTTCGGGAGATCGGGTATGTACATTCCGATATGGGGTTTGATGGGAATACCTGTGCGGTATTGACGGCGATCGAACAGCAGAGTCAGGATATCGCGCAAGGTGTGCTCGAAGGGCAGGGGCTTTATCACGAACAAGGGGCTGGAGATCAAGGGCTTGTAT
Protein-coding regions in this window:
- a CDS encoding DMT family transporter; translation: MRLILSSLLFPPSLNHQVNCLSLNPLPIEPMSVRPTSRTVSFLGYLMVSISALSWGTWPFILRYAEQFSRLTPQLESVLVFLIIAVSTAPFAWLKRTPQGLSYKNIVGLIWLAASNALSILCVFAAYRRTSVAIAVLLRYCMPVFSTLAAPFFVRDKLSKVTWLAMALSLFGLFILLAPWEAYHRAHDIRGCALALLSAIFYASTVLMNKWLVSRLSAMEIISFNSFIASGILSLFVSGKDWCQLSFPPAVIIGMGGMGPGALGAFFFVKGLRKISAVHASLLTLLEPLVAVVGASLMLHEALSLNVGIGGLFIGIGAILVMIKG